One window from the genome of Lysobacter helvus encodes:
- the glyS gene encoding glycine--tRNA ligase subunit beta: MSAVHLPLLIELGTEELPVNALPGLAQALFDNVIDGLSKRGIAFDRGDAKPLYSPRRLAVLLPGVAVGQDEQRSEVLGPYLNVALDADGQPTRALQGFAQKAGVEWTALERTSDAKGERFVHRAVKPGAQTATLLPEVVREAIAAMPIPKPMRWGAHTHAFARPVHWLVLLLGADVIEGEVLGVNAGRNSRGHRFLHDKPVWIGAPGDYVDALRGAKVLVDPDERRSQIVREVEHAAAQAGGTARIDDTNLAQVNCLVEWPSAVLCDFEAEFLAVPQEALVATMEANQKFFPVLDGDGKLTPHFIGIANIVSKDVAQVRKGYERVIRPRFADAKFFFAEDMKQGLASMHDGLRTVTYQARLGSVADKVARVAALAEGIARDAGADATQARRAAELSKADLQSRLVNEFPELQGIAGRYYAAVEGEPVAVANAIDEAYMPRFAGDAVAPSMLGRVLAIAERLDTLAGGFAAGLKPTGNKDAFALRRNALGLARTLIEGGLDLDLVRLLERARDGVGAVPGEKGATTTADVNELMEFIVDRLRAYYADQGVPPQQFEAVAALRPVSLLDFDRRLRAIAEFATLPEAGALAAANKRIRNILRKVEGDVPSRVDAALYSEAAERDLGQAVDAAITDTDASLQSRDYVSVLGRLARLRPQVDAFFDGVMVNVDDVAVRNNRLALLQRLSDRLGSVAAIEHLST; the protein is encoded by the coding sequence ATGAGCGCCGTGCACCTTCCGCTGCTGATCGAGCTGGGCACCGAAGAACTGCCCGTCAACGCGTTGCCGGGCCTGGCGCAGGCCTTGTTCGACAACGTCATCGACGGGTTGTCGAAGCGTGGCATCGCATTCGATCGCGGCGACGCCAAGCCGCTGTATTCGCCGCGCCGCCTCGCCGTGCTGTTGCCGGGCGTGGCCGTGGGCCAGGACGAACAGCGCAGCGAAGTGCTGGGCCCGTACCTCAACGTCGCGCTCGATGCCGACGGCCAGCCCACGCGCGCGCTGCAAGGTTTCGCGCAGAAGGCCGGCGTGGAATGGACCGCGCTGGAACGCACCAGCGACGCGAAGGGCGAGCGTTTCGTCCATCGCGCGGTGAAGCCGGGCGCGCAGACCGCCACGCTGCTGCCGGAAGTCGTGCGCGAAGCCATTGCCGCGATGCCGATCCCCAAGCCGATGCGCTGGGGCGCGCACACGCATGCGTTCGCGCGGCCGGTGCACTGGCTGGTGCTGCTGCTGGGTGCGGACGTCATCGAAGGCGAAGTCCTCGGCGTGAATGCCGGGCGCAATTCCCGCGGCCATCGCTTCCTGCACGACAAGCCCGTGTGGATCGGCGCGCCCGGCGATTACGTGGATGCGCTGCGCGGTGCGAAGGTGCTGGTGGATCCGGACGAGCGCCGTTCGCAGATCGTGCGCGAAGTCGAACACGCCGCCGCGCAGGCGGGCGGAACCGCGCGCATCGACGACACCAACCTGGCGCAGGTCAATTGCCTGGTGGAATGGCCCAGCGCGGTGCTGTGCGACTTCGAAGCGGAATTCCTCGCCGTGCCGCAGGAAGCGTTGGTCGCGACGATGGAAGCCAACCAGAAGTTCTTCCCGGTGCTCGACGGCGACGGCAAGCTCACGCCGCACTTCATCGGCATCGCCAACATCGTGTCGAAGGACGTCGCGCAGGTCCGCAAGGGCTACGAACGCGTGATCCGCCCGCGCTTCGCCGATGCCAAGTTCTTCTTCGCCGAAGACATGAAGCAGGGCCTGGCGTCGATGCACGACGGCCTGCGCACGGTGACGTACCAGGCCAGGCTCGGTTCGGTCGCGGACAAGGTCGCGCGCGTCGCGGCGCTGGCCGAAGGCATCGCGCGCGATGCGGGCGCCGATGCTACGCAGGCGCGCCGCGCCGCCGAACTGTCGAAGGCCGACCTGCAGTCGCGCCTCGTGAATGAATTCCCGGAATTGCAGGGCATCGCCGGCCGTTATTACGCCGCGGTGGAAGGCGAACCGGTCGCTGTCGCCAATGCGATCGACGAGGCCTACATGCCGCGCTTCGCGGGCGATGCGGTGGCGCCGTCGATGCTGGGCCGCGTGCTCGCGATCGCCGAGCGACTGGACACGCTGGCCGGCGGTTTCGCCGCGGGGCTCAAGCCCACCGGCAACAAGGATGCGTTCGCGCTGCGGCGCAATGCGCTGGGCCTGGCGCGCACGTTGATCGAAGGGGGGCTGGACCTGGACCTCGTGCGCCTGCTCGAACGCGCGCGCGATGGCGTCGGCGCCGTGCCCGGCGAAAAGGGCGCGACCACGACGGCCGACGTCAACGAGCTGATGGAGTTCATCGTCGACCGCCTGCGCGCGTACTACGCCGACCAGGGCGTGCCGCCGCAGCAGTTCGAAGCGGTCGCCGCGCTGCGGCCGGTGTCGCTGCTCGACTTCGACCGCCGCCTGCGCGCGATCGCGGAATTCGCGACCTTGCCGGAAGCCGGCGCGCTCGCCGCCGCCAACAAGCGCATCCGCAACATCCTGCGCAAGGTGGAAGGCGACGTGCCCTCGCGCGTGGATGCGGCGCTGTATTCCGAAGCGGCCGAGCGCGATCTCGGCCAGGCCGTCGATGCGGCGATCACCGACACCGACGCGTCGCTCCAGTCGCGCGATTACGTCTCGGTGCTCGGCCGCCTGGCGCGCCTGCGTCCGCAGGTGGATGCGTTCTTCGACGGCGTGATGGTGAACGTCGACGACGTGGCCGTGCGCAACAACCGGCTGGCGTTGCTGCAGCGCCTGTCGGATCGCCTGGGCAGCGTGGCGGCGATCGAGCACCTCTCGACGTAA